Proteins encoded by one window of Petrotoga sibirica DSM 13575:
- the miaB gene encoding tRNA (N6-isopentenyl adenosine(37)-C2)-methylthiotransferase MiaB, whose product MKFYIRTFGCQMNINESEIMSGLLKEEGFEWTENPKEADIILINSCAVREKAENKMYGAIGGYGKLKDKNKNLILGVGGCSAEKERQQLLERFKKVNFVFGTRNVIDIVNLVKRALNGERFADFSDKLNNVSYDIPKMPSSKHHAWITIIYGCNKYCTYCIVPYTRGLEKSRPMEDIIKEVESYAKKGYKEITFLGQNVDSYGKDFGDKKSKLDLLIHKAAEFDSIKRIWFLTSYPSDITDSLIQTVANEEKAARYFHLPAQSGSNKILKAMNRKYTKEEFIELVNKVKKEVTNVTISSDFITGFPSETDEDFEETVDLIKQCRFERINIAEYSPREGTIAYKYQKDDVPKHVKNKRLQYLMELQKRINLEENEKYLEQEVVIIQEGKAGKNGTYMGRTTNNKLVIFESNEEMNGEFLKVKINKITPGPLYGEVVKTIYTSV is encoded by the coding sequence TTGAAATTTTACATAAGGACATTTGGTTGCCAAATGAATATAAACGAAAGTGAAATAATGTCAGGTCTTTTGAAAGAGGAAGGCTTTGAATGGACAGAAAATCCAAAAGAAGCCGATATAATATTGATAAATAGTTGTGCTGTAAGAGAAAAAGCAGAAAATAAGATGTATGGGGCTATAGGTGGTTATGGTAAACTTAAAGATAAAAACAAGAATTTAATCTTGGGTGTAGGGGGGTGCTCAGCGGAAAAGGAAAGGCAGCAACTACTTGAAAGGTTTAAAAAGGTGAATTTTGTCTTTGGTACTAGAAATGTAATAGACATAGTAAATTTAGTAAAACGGGCTTTAAATGGAGAAAGGTTCGCTGATTTTAGCGACAAATTGAATAATGTAAGTTACGATATTCCAAAGATGCCTTCAAGTAAACATCATGCTTGGATTACTATTATATACGGATGCAATAAATATTGCACATACTGTATAGTACCTTACACCAGAGGGTTAGAAAAAAGTAGACCTATGGAAGATATAATAAAAGAAGTTGAAAGTTATGCGAAAAAAGGTTACAAAGAAATAACCTTTTTAGGTCAAAATGTGGATTCCTACGGTAAGGACTTTGGGGACAAAAAATCTAAATTGGACCTGCTCATACATAAGGCAGCAGAATTTGATTCTATAAAAAGAATTTGGTTTTTAACCTCTTATCCTTCTGATATAACTGACTCTTTGATACAAACTGTTGCCAACGAAGAAAAAGCTGCCCGTTATTTTCATCTTCCAGCTCAATCAGGGAGCAACAAGATTCTTAAAGCGATGAATAGAAAATACACAAAAGAGGAGTTCATAGAACTTGTAAATAAAGTAAAGAAAGAAGTGACAAACGTTACAATATCCAGTGATTTTATAACAGGCTTCCCTTCAGAAACGGATGAGGATTTTGAAGAAACGGTAGATTTGATTAAGCAATGTAGATTTGAAAGAATAAATATTGCAGAATATTCCCCAAGAGAAGGAACGATAGCGTATAAGTATCAAAAAGACGATGTTCCTAAACATGTTAAAAATAAAAGATTGCAGTATCTCATGGAGTTACAAAAAAGAATAAACCTTGAAGAAAATGAAAAGTATCTTGAACAAGAGGTTGTTATAATTCAAGAAGGAAAAGCAGGTAAAAATGGTACTTATATGGGAAGAACTACGAACAATAAATTAGTAATTTTCGAAAGTAATGAAGAGATGAATGGTGAATTTTTGAAAGTAAAAATCAATAAAATTACACCGGGCCCATTATATGGGGAAGTTGTAAAGACGATCTACACTAGTGTTTAA